Proteins from one Loktanella sp. M215 genomic window:
- the mfd gene encoding transcription-repair coupling factor, whose translation MATPSHIAVSGAPEGFDARLILKELESSARPLLHVARDDKRLAAMQAALAFFAPGLPVFTFPAWDCLPYDRVSPNADVSAARMATLAALVHGMPDRFVLLTSVNAATQRVPARATLREAAFTARVGDRIDEAALRGFLTRMGFSQTANVMEAGDYAVRGGIIDIYPPGQSGPIRLDLFGDTLDAARRFDAATQRTTEKLLDIELAPVSEVILDEAAITRFRQSYRIEFGAAGTDDPLYEAVSAGRKHAGIEHWLGFFQDDLETLFDYLPRCTVTLDDQTSPQRLARWESIADQYSTRMHALTQKGRMDSVYKPAPPQQLYLDDAAWDAAVADHRVVQFHPLPQATGLGVTDAGGRPGRNFAPERQQENLSLFGALAAHVKARVALGPVVIASYSEGARERLTGLIEDEGIGEVIPVSDWSRVGKRGVHLAVWALDAGFEGPVENGTLTVISEQDVLGDRLIRQTKRKRRADNFLTEANALSPGDLVVHVDHGVGRFIGLEVVTALGAAHECLALEYAESSKLYLPVENIELLSKYGHEEGLLDKLGGGAWQAKKARLKERIRQIAERLIRVAAERALRKAPVLEPMEGIWDQFLARFPYSETGDQLAAIDDVLQDLESGQPMDRLICGDVGFGKTEVAIRAAFVAALSGVQVAIIAPTTLLARQHYQSFAERFRGFPVTVRPLSRFVSAKDAAATRAGLTDGTVDIVVGTHALLAKSVKFRNLGLLVIDEEQKFGVQHKERLKSLRTDVHVLTLTATPIPRTLQLSLSGVRDLSIIGTPPIDRLAIRTYVSEFDTITIREALLREHYRGGQSFFVVPRISDMDEMVDWLKTEVPEVTYITATGQMAAGELDDRMNAFYDGKYDVLMATTIVESGLDIPTANTMIVWRADMFGLAQLYQIRGRVGRSKTRAYAYLTTMPRQKLTDTAQKRLRVLASLDSLGAGFTLASQDLDIRGAGNLLGEEQSGQMREVGYELYQQMLEDQINAIRSGAAEGLQDDSEWSPQINLGVPVLIPEDYVPDLDVRLGLYRRLSDLTTKVELEGFAAELIDRFGKLPKEVNTLLLVVRIKAMCKKAGIGQLDAGPKGGTIRFHNDKFANPAGLVDFIGDYKGQAKVKDNKIVVMQDWTRERDKIQGAFNIARDLAAKLAAAK comes from the coding sequence ATGGCCACACCCTCTCATATCGCCGTCAGCGGCGCGCCCGAAGGCTTTGACGCCCGTCTGATCCTCAAGGAGCTGGAAAGCTCTGCGCGGCCCCTTCTGCACGTGGCCCGCGACGACAAGCGTCTGGCCGCGATGCAGGCGGCGCTTGCGTTCTTTGCGCCCGGCCTGCCGGTCTTTACTTTTCCGGCGTGGGACTGCCTGCCCTACGACCGGGTGTCGCCCAACGCCGATGTGTCCGCCGCCCGGATGGCCACGCTGGCGGCCTTGGTTCACGGGATGCCGGACCGCTTCGTGCTGCTGACCTCGGTCAACGCCGCGACCCAGCGCGTGCCAGCCCGCGCCACATTGCGAGAGGCCGCCTTTACCGCCCGCGTCGGTGACCGCATCGACGAGGCCGCCCTGCGCGGATTCCTGACCCGCATGGGCTTCAGCCAGACCGCCAACGTGATGGAGGCGGGGGATTACGCCGTGCGCGGCGGGATCATCGACATCTACCCGCCGGGGCAAAGCGGCCCGATCCGGCTGGATTTGTTCGGCGACACGCTGGACGCGGCCCGCCGGTTCGACGCGGCGACCCAGCGCACGACGGAAAAACTGCTCGACATCGAACTGGCGCCTGTGTCTGAGGTCATCCTCGACGAGGCCGCAATCACCCGGTTCCGGCAAAGCTATCGCATCGAATTCGGCGCCGCCGGCACCGACGATCCGCTCTATGAAGCGGTCAGCGCCGGGCGCAAGCATGCGGGCATCGAACATTGGCTGGGCTTCTTTCAGGACGATCTTGAGACCCTCTTCGACTATCTGCCGCGCTGCACGGTCACGCTGGACGACCAGACCAGCCCGCAGCGGCTGGCCCGGTGGGAATCGATTGCCGATCAGTACAGCACCCGGATGCACGCCCTGACGCAGAAGGGGCGGATGGATTCCGTCTATAAACCGGCCCCGCCGCAGCAGCTCTATCTGGACGATGCCGCCTGGGATGCCGCTGTGGCGGACCACCGCGTTGTCCAGTTCCACCCCCTGCCGCAGGCGACGGGGCTTGGCGTCACGGATGCGGGCGGGCGTCCGGGTCGCAATTTCGCGCCGGAACGTCAGCAGGAAAACCTGAGCCTTTTCGGCGCTTTGGCGGCCCATGTGAAGGCACGGGTCGCGCTTGGCCCGGTCGTCATCGCGTCATACTCCGAAGGGGCGCGTGAACGCCTGACGGGCCTGATCGAGGACGAGGGCATCGGCGAGGTGATCCCCGTCAGCGACTGGTCCCGCGTCGGCAAGCGCGGCGTGCATCTGGCGGTCTGGGCACTGGATGCGGGCTTTGAAGGGCCGGTCGAGAACGGCACGCTGACCGTCATTTCCGAACAGGACGTGCTGGGCGACCGGCTGATCCGGCAGACCAAACGCAAGCGCCGCGCCGACAACTTCCTGACCGAGGCGAACGCTCTCAGCCCCGGCGATCTGGTCGTCCACGTCGATCACGGCGTCGGCCGCTTCATCGGGCTGGAGGTCGTGACCGCACTTGGGGCAGCGCACGAATGTCTGGCGCTGGAATACGCCGAAAGCAGCAAGCTCTATCTGCCGGTCGAAAATATCGAACTGCTGTCCAAGTATGGCCACGAAGAGGGTCTGCTGGACAAGCTGGGCGGCGGCGCATGGCAGGCCAAGAAGGCGCGCCTGAAAGAGCGCATCCGCCAGATCGCCGAACGCCTGATCCGCGTCGCGGCAGAGCGTGCCCTGCGCAAAGCCCCTGTGTTAGAGCCGATGGAGGGGATCTGGGACCAGTTCCTTGCGCGCTTTCCCTATTCGGAAACCGGTGACCAGCTGGCCGCGATCGACGACGTGCTGCAGGATCTGGAAAGCGGCCAGCCGATGGACCGGCTGATCTGCGGCGACGTGGGCTTCGGCAAGACAGAGGTCGCAATCCGCGCCGCCTTTGTCGCCGCCCTGTCCGGCGTGCAGGTCGCGATCATCGCGCCGACGACCTTGCTTGCCCGCCAACATTATCAAAGCTTTGCAGAGCGTTTCCGCGGATTTCCCGTCACCGTGCGGCCCCTGTCGCGCTTCGTGTCGGCCAAGGATGCCGCAGCGACGCGCGCCGGTCTGACCGACGGCACCGTGGACATTGTCGTCGGCACCCACGCCCTGCTGGCGAAGTCCGTCAAATTCCGCAACCTCGGCCTGCTTGTCATTGACGAGGAACAGAAATTCGGTGTGCAGCACAAGGAACGTCTAAAATCGCTGCGCACGGATGTCCACGTCCTGACCCTAACCGCCACGCCGATCCCGCGCACCCTGCAGCTGTCACTGTCCGGCGTTCGCGACCTGAGCATCATCGGCACGCCGCCCATCGACCGCCTTGCGATCCGCACCTACGTCAGCGAATTCGACACGATCACCATTCGCGAAGCCTTGCTGCGTGAGCATTATCGCGGCGGTCAGAGCTTCTTTGTCGTGCCGCGGATCAGCGACATGGACGAGATGGTGGATTGGCTGAAGACCGAGGTGCCTGAAGTCACCTATATCACCGCCACAGGCCAGATGGCGGCGGGCGAGCTCGACGACAGGATGAACGCCTTCTACGACGGCAAGTATGACGTGCTGATGGCGACGACGATCGTGGAATCGGGCCTCGATATTCCGACGGCCAACACGATGATCGTCTGGCGCGCCGACATGTTCGGTCTCGCACAGCTCTACCAGATCCGGGGCCGCGTGGGTCGGTCCAAGACCCGCGCCTATGCCTATCTGACCACGATGCCGCGCCAGAAACTGACCGACACGGCGCAGAAGCGGCTGCGTGTGCTGGCGAGCCTCGACAGCCTTGGCGCGGGTTTCACCCTCGCGTCGCAAGACCTCGACATTCGCGGCGCCGGCAATCTGTTGGGCGAGGAACAATCCGGACAGATGCGCGAAGTCGGCTACGAGCTCTATCAGCAGATGCTGGAGGATCAGATCAACGCGATCCGGTCAGGTGCCGCCGAAGGTCTGCAGGACGACAGCGAATGGTCGCCGCAGATCAATCTGGGCGTGCCGGTCCTGATCCCCGAAGACTACGTGCCCGATCTGGACGTGCGTCTTGGCCTTTACCGTCGTCTGTCCGATCTGACGACCAAGGTGGAACTGGAAGGCTTTGCCGCCGAACTGATCGACCGTTTCGGCAAATTGCCCAAAGAGGTCAATACCCTGCTGCTGGTCGTACGGATCAAGGCGATGTGCAAGAAGGCCGGCATCGGCCAGCTGGACGCAGGCCCCAAGGGCGGCACGATCCGGTTCCACAACGACAAGTTCGCCAATCCCGCGGGATTGGTGGACTTCATCGGGGATTACAAAGGGCAGGCCAAGGTCAAGGACAACAAGATCGTCGTCATGCAGGACTGGACGCGCGAGCGTGACAAGATCCAGGGCGCGTTCAACATCGCCCGCGATCTGGCTGCAAAACTGGCCGCTGCCAAATGA
- a CDS encoding cupredoxin domain-containing protein has protein sequence MRRSLFALAPLALVAACAGSGMTPAGGMAPVGGAGSTIAATTVTMSDSLQFTPAAVTVQAGQTVRFQNISSFAQTVSTTADTPAETKVVLLPVGAAPFDSGEIAPNSSYDQTFSIPGTYRYFSNGHAEEGMVGTVNVTP, from the coding sequence ATGCGCCGTTCACTTTTCGCTCTTGCCCCTCTCGCTCTGGTCGCGGCCTGCGCCGGGTCCGGCATGACGCCAGCCGGTGGCATGGCGCCCGTTGGCGGCGCAGGTTCGACGATCGCAGCCACGACCGTAACGATGTCCGACAGCCTGCAATTCACGCCGGCCGCCGTCACGGTTCAGGCGGGCCAGACGGTGCGTTTCCAGAACATCTCGTCCTTCGCGCAGACGGTATCAACCACGGCCGATACCCCGGCTGAAACGAAGGTCGTTCTGCTGCCCGTCGGCGCTGCACCCTTCGATTCGGGCGAAATCGCGCCGAACAGCAGCTACGACCAGACCTTCTCGATCCCCGGCACCTACCGCTACTTCTCGAACGGGCACGCCGAAGAGGGCATGGTCGGCACGGTCAACGTCACTCCGTAA
- a CDS encoding DsbA family oxidoreductase: MVKLDILSDPICPWCYIGKANLFKALEAVPDHPFVLEWHPFQLNPDMPAAGMDRRSYLEQKFGGKEAAVKAYAPVVDRAEAAGLTLNLDRIARTPNTLDAHRLIHWAGIEKQQTPMVDLLFNAYFVEGRDIADHEVLADLADAAGLDAAIVARLLDSDADLQDIRDRDAHSRKMGISAVPTFIVANQHAVPGAQSTEMWTQTIADIMSQMAEAD; encoded by the coding sequence ATGGTCAAGCTTGATATTCTCTCTGATCCGATCTGCCCTTGGTGCTACATCGGAAAGGCAAACCTTTTCAAAGCGCTGGAGGCGGTTCCTGACCATCCTTTCGTGCTGGAATGGCATCCTTTCCAGCTGAACCCGGACATGCCCGCCGCGGGCATGGACCGGCGCAGTTACCTTGAGCAGAAATTCGGCGGCAAGGAGGCGGCAGTCAAGGCCTACGCCCCCGTGGTGGACCGGGCCGAGGCTGCGGGTCTCACGCTGAACCTCGACCGGATCGCGCGCACGCCGAACACGCTGGACGCGCACCGCCTGATCCACTGGGCCGGGATCGAAAAGCAGCAGACGCCGATGGTCGACCTGCTGTTCAACGCTTACTTCGTCGAAGGCCGCGACATTGCGGATCACGAGGTGCTGGCGGATCTCGCCGATGCGGCGGGTCTGGATGCGGCTATCGTGGCCCGCCTGCTGGACAGCGACGCCGACCTGCAGGACATCCGCGACCGTGACGCCCACAGCCGCAAGATGGGCATCAGCGCCGTCCCGACCTTCATTGTGGCCAATCAGCATGCCGTGCCCGGTGCGCAATCGACCGAAATGTGGACCCAGACCATCGCCGACATCATGTCCCAGATGGCCGAGGCGGATTGA
- a CDS encoding aquaporin yields MTQPPLRARLIAEILGTTFLLIGVVGSGIMADRLAQGNDAVALLANAIATGCILHVLITTLGPVSGAHFNPAVTWAFWWRQEITTPQALSYTFCQIIGAILGVWLAHLMFALPVIQFSVTARSGPAQWLSECIATFGLVFVIFAGVRHRPDTVPTLVALYITGAYWFTSSTSFANPAVTLARALTDTFAGINPANVPMFIFAQLCGTGLALLLLPHLWGPGAEQK; encoded by the coding sequence ATGACCCAGCCCCCACTGCGCGCCCGCCTCATCGCCGAAATCCTTGGCACGACATTCCTGCTGATCGGCGTCGTGGGATCGGGCATCATGGCCGACCGTCTGGCGCAGGGCAACGACGCGGTTGCGCTGCTGGCCAATGCCATCGCGACGGGCTGCATCCTGCATGTCCTGATCACGACCCTTGGCCCCGTCTCTGGCGCGCATTTCAACCCGGCGGTCACCTGGGCCTTCTGGTGGCGGCAAGAGATCACCACCCCGCAGGCCCTGTCATACACCTTCTGCCAGATCATCGGTGCGATTCTCGGCGTCTGGCTGGCGCACCTGATGTTCGCGCTGCCGGTGATCCAGTTTTCCGTCACCGCCCGCTCCGGTCCCGCGCAATGGCTGTCGGAATGCATCGCGACCTTCGGTCTCGTCTTCGTGATCTTTGCGGGCGTCCGGCACAGGCCCGACACGGTGCCGACACTGGTTGCACTTTACATCACCGGGGCCTATTGGTTCACCTCATCGACCAGCTTTGCCAATCCGGCAGTCACGCTGGCCCGCGCCCTGACCGATACCTTCGCGGGCATCAATCCGGCCAATGTGCCGATGTTCATATTTGCGCAATTGTGCGGCACAGGGCTGGCCCTGCTGCTGCTGCCGCATTTGTGGGGACCGGGCGCGGAACAGAAGTGA
- a CDS encoding extracellular solute-binding protein, translated as MTHDPRSLLRPLTLAAILGLAAGAAWAEPQHGIAMYGDPALPDGFTALPYANPDAPTGGRIVTAEVGSFDSLNPYVLKGSVPWQLRFLIGESLMVRSLDEPFTEYGQIAQSVETGPNREWVEYVLNPQAKFSDGTPVTTEDVIWSFQTLGTEGNGRYRGFWEKVDKIEETAPGTVRLTFNTPDRELVMLAGLRPILKKAQWNGVDFAQSGLDMVPITTGPYVIDDFEAGRFVSLKRNPDYWGADLPTENGLHNLDEVRIEFFADETAAFEAFKTGEVNSNREFNVARWDSQYDFPAVQSGDVVKSVLPQELPSGMTGFVMNTRHDQFKDWRVRDAMLHVFNFEFINEAMTGSAQPRITSYWSNSPLAMDAGPATGRVADMLAPFAADLIPGTLDGYTLPVADGTERNRSGTRAALKQMEAAGWTVQDGVMKNAAGEPFTFNILLQSGGSENQAIVDMFVESLGRIGVTPSVEVTDPAQYKARTDALDFDMTYSRLALSLSPGNEQYLYFGSQNADTPGTRNLMGVKSPAVDTLIGQLLTATDQEDFVASVKALDRVLTAGRFYIPIYQWNVSRLAHAKQLKYPEVIPVFGDSPGWQPDLWWWQE; from the coding sequence ATGACACACGACCCGCGCAGCCTGTTGCGTCCGCTGACGCTTGCCGCGATCCTTGGCCTGGCCGCAGGTGCGGCATGGGCCGAACCGCAGCACGGCATCGCCATGTACGGTGACCCCGCCCTGCCCGACGGGTTCACCGCCCTGCCCTATGCCAATCCTGACGCGCCCACCGGCGGGCGCATCGTCACGGCAGAGGTCGGCAGCTTTGACAGCCTCAATCCTTATGTCCTGAAAGGCAGCGTGCCATGGCAACTGCGGTTCCTGATCGGCGAAAGCCTGATGGTCCGGTCCCTGGACGAGCCGTTCACCGAATACGGCCAGATCGCGCAATCGGTCGAAACCGGGCCGAACCGCGAATGGGTGGAATACGTGCTGAACCCGCAGGCCAAATTCTCGGACGGCACGCCGGTCACCACCGAAGACGTGATCTGGTCATTCCAGACGCTGGGCACCGAAGGCAACGGCCGCTACCGCGGGTTCTGGGAAAAGGTCGACAAGATCGAGGAAACCGCCCCCGGCACCGTCCGCCTGACCTTCAACACACCCGACCGGGAACTGGTGATGCTGGCAGGCCTGCGGCCGATCCTGAAAAAGGCGCAGTGGAACGGCGTCGATTTCGCGCAAAGCGGCCTCGACATGGTGCCGATCACCACCGGTCCTTACGTCATCGACGATTTCGAGGCGGGGCGTTTCGTCAGCCTGAAACGCAACCCCGACTACTGGGGTGCCGACCTGCCGACGGAAAACGGGTTGCACAACCTCGACGAGGTCCGCATCGAATTCTTCGCCGACGAGACCGCAGCCTTCGAGGCCTTCAAGACCGGAGAGGTCAATTCCAACCGCGAATTCAACGTGGCGCGCTGGGACAGCCAGTACGACTTTCCCGCCGTCCAGTCCGGCGATGTGGTGAAATCCGTGCTGCCGCAGGAACTGCCGTCCGGCATGACCGGCTTCGTGATGAACACCCGCCACGACCAGTTCAAGGACTGGCGGGTCCGCGACGCCATGCTGCACGTCTTCAATTTCGAATTCATCAACGAGGCGATGACCGGCAGCGCGCAGCCGCGCATCACCTCCTACTGGTCGAACTCGCCGCTTGCGATGGACGCGGGTCCCGCCACGGGCCGCGTGGCCGACATGCTGGCCCCCTTTGCCGCCGACCTGATCCCAGGCACGCTGGACGGCTACACCCTGCCCGTGGCCGACGGGACAGAGCGTAACCGCAGCGGCACCCGCGCCGCGCTGAAGCAGATGGAAGCCGCGGGCTGGACCGTGCAGGACGGCGTGATGAAGAACGCGGCGGGCGAACCCTTCACCTTCAACATCCTGCTGCAAAGCGGCGGGTCCGAAAATCAGGCGATCGTCGACATGTTCGTCGAAAGCCTCGGCCGGATCGGCGTGACGCCGTCGGTCGAGGTCACGGACCCCGCCCAATACAAGGCCCGCACCGACGCGCTCGACTTCGACATGACCTACAGCCGCCTCGCCCTGTCGCTGTCCCCGGGGAACGAGCAGTATCTTTATTTCGGATCGCAGAATGCCGACACACCGGGCACGCGCAACCTGATGGGGGTGAAATCGCCCGCCGTCGACACGCTGATCGGCCAATTGCTGACCGCGACCGATCAAGAGGACTTCGTGGCCTCGGTCAAGGCGCTCGACCGGGTGCTGACGGCAGGCCGCTTCTATATCCCGATCTACCAGTGGAACGTCAGCCGCCTCGCCCATGCAAAGCAGCTGAAATACCCAGAGGTGATCCCGGTCTTCGGCGATTCCCCCGGCTGGCAGCCTGACCTGTGGTGGTGGCAGGAGTGA